One part of the Chryseobacterium sp. 7 genome encodes these proteins:
- a CDS encoding TonB-dependent receptor → MYQKLTPKQKALTINLDPTIYGTFAEIGAGQETVRHFFRAGGASGTIAKAMSAYDKDFSDAIYGKEVKNRYVTQNRLRKMLRYEVALIEERISRDNNPDRKFFSYANTVTTINFDKTVRGHGWVGIRFQTKENEDYNEIVIHVKFKENDATLQQETLGNLGVNLIFGAFHYFDNPRTLVESLYDDIAKDNLEIDMIDFSGPAFAYVDNRLMSLQLVKNGMTDAVIFNSEGNNMLPADVLYKKNIFAVRGSFRPVTKVNIDMLKNGMDMFFKDATCTHEETEVLIEITISNLRADGDIDERDFLDRVDILGKLGYTVIISNFSEYYRLIDYFASYTSGDIGVAMGVNNMLMVFDEKYYQNLSGGILEAFGKFFRNGMRVYLYPYKDPETHQLLDSSNLKVEENLKELYKYFKHNNRIVDITNYNPEFLEIYSREILRKIAGCTKGWETQVPEGVAEMIKERGMFGYKEELSLKQFS, encoded by the coding sequence ATGTATCAGAAACTAACTCCTAAACAAAAAGCATTAACAATTAATCTAGATCCTACTATTTATGGTACTTTCGCAGAAATTGGAGCAGGGCAGGAGACTGTTCGCCACTTTTTTAGAGCAGGGGGAGCTTCCGGTACGATTGCTAAGGCGATGTCTGCTTATGACAAAGATTTTAGTGATGCCATCTACGGAAAGGAAGTAAAAAACAGGTACGTTACCCAAAACAGGCTTCGCAAAATGCTTCGATATGAAGTAGCTTTGATTGAAGAGAGAATTTCAAGAGATAATAATCCTGATAGAAAATTCTTTTCTTATGCCAATACGGTAACTACCATCAATTTTGATAAGACTGTAAGAGGCCACGGTTGGGTAGGGATTCGTTTTCAAACTAAAGAAAATGAAGATTACAATGAGATTGTAATTCACGTAAAATTCAAAGAAAATGATGCTACTCTTCAGCAGGAAACCTTAGGAAATCTGGGAGTAAACCTTATTTTCGGAGCCTTCCATTATTTTGACAATCCAAGAACTTTAGTAGAATCTCTTTACGATGATATTGCAAAAGATAATCTGGAAATTGACATGATTGACTTTAGCGGACCAGCTTTTGCCTATGTTGATAACAGACTGATGTCTCTTCAATTGGTAAAAAACGGAATGACTGATGCCGTGATCTTCAATTCTGAAGGAAACAACATGCTTCCGGCTGATGTATTGTACAAGAAAAATATTTTCGCGGTAAGAGGAAGTTTCAGGCCGGTAACAAAAGTGAACATTGATATGCTTAAAAATGGTATGGATATGTTCTTCAAAGATGCTACCTGTACCCATGAAGAAACAGAGGTTCTTATCGAAATCACCATTTCCAATCTGAGAGCAGACGGAGATATTGATGAAAGAGATTTCCTTGATAGAGTAGACATTCTCGGAAAACTGGGATACACTGTTATTATTTCAAATTTCTCCGAATATTACAGACTGATAGATTATTTCGCGTCTTACACAAGTGGAGACATTGGTGTAGCGATGGGAGTAAATAATATGCTGATGGTATTTGATGAGAAATATTATCAAAACCTGTCAGGAGGAATTCTGGAAGCATTCGGGAAGTTTTTCAGAAACGGAATGAGAGTATATCTGTATCCTTATAAAGATCCTGAAACACATCAATTACTGGATTCTTCAAACCTGAAAGTAGAAGAAAATCTGAAAGAATTATACAAATATTTCAAACACAACAACCGTATTGTAGATATTACCAACTATAATCCGGAGTTCCTGGAAATCTACTCAAGAGAAATTTTGAGAAAAATTGCAGGGTGTACAAAAGGCTGGGAAACTCAGGTGCCTGAAGGCGTAGCAGAAATGATCAAAGAGCGTGGAATGTTCGGATATAAAGAAGAACTTTCCCTAAAACAATTCTCTTAA
- a CDS encoding cupin domain-containing protein, which translates to MSGTVILSEGEEFDHVIQEVSMHINLYVMAFEKEERTIARLEKREHMYGGNGTVYMIQMFDQEELANNRLAAYMVLLNKGDESGFHTHNLRNEEELYVVVHGMGEYRERTGTDGPIRKKTIQKGDITAISSIGYHSVENTGDEPLIMFVITTNNP; encoded by the coding sequence ATGTCTGGTACAGTTATATTATCTGAAGGAGAAGAATTCGATCACGTTATACAGGAAGTTTCAATGCATATCAATCTGTATGTAATGGCTTTTGAAAAAGAGGAAAGAACCATTGCACGACTGGAAAAACGTGAACATATGTATGGTGGAAACGGAACGGTATATATGATACAGATGTTTGATCAGGAAGAACTGGCGAATAATCGTCTGGCGGCCTATATGGTTTTACTGAATAAAGGGGATGAATCCGGGTTTCACACGCATAATTTGAGAAACGAAGAGGAACTGTACGTTGTGGTGCATGGAATGGGAGAATATCGTGAAAGAACCGGAACAGATGGACCCATACGTAAGAAAACGATTCAAAAAGGAGATATTACCGCTATAAGTTCTATTGGATATCATTCTGTTGAAAATACAGGTGATGAACCTTTAATTATGTTTGTGATTACCACTAATAATCCATAA
- a CDS encoding ABC transporter substrate-binding protein has product MKIVSLVPSITEALFDLGLTENEVVGRTKFCIHPQDKIKNVLVIGGTKNINIEKIKALQPDLILANKEENVKEQVEALMDDYKVMVTNIDTIEDNYYLLKNLGKLLGKEDRAQLFNVKIYDILNQAKLNIPVKAAYLIWNNPYMTIGSDTFIHRILSEIGFENIFKDKTRYPQITQEDLADADVIMLSSEPFPFKEKHIEELQAFYPDKKIMIVDGEAFSWYGTHIAKCEHYFKELLTEIHSMQQN; this is encoded by the coding sequence ATGAAAATCGTTTCACTTGTACCCTCTATTACTGAGGCTTTATTTGACCTTGGACTTACTGAAAATGAAGTTGTAGGGAGAACAAAATTTTGCATTCACCCTCAGGATAAAATAAAAAATGTGCTCGTAATTGGAGGAACCAAAAATATCAATATTGAGAAAATCAAAGCATTACAGCCGGATCTTATTCTTGCCAATAAGGAAGAGAATGTAAAAGAACAGGTAGAAGCCTTAATGGATGATTATAAAGTAATGGTAACCAATATTGACACGATTGAAGATAATTATTATCTGCTTAAAAATCTCGGAAAACTTTTGGGAAAGGAAGACAGAGCTCAGCTATTCAATGTTAAAATTTATGACATTCTGAATCAGGCTAAGTTGAATATTCCTGTTAAAGCCGCTTATCTCATCTGGAATAATCCTTATATGACTATTGGTTCTGATACCTTTATTCACAGGATTTTATCTGAAATTGGTTTCGAAAATATTTTTAAGGATAAAACCCGATATCCTCAGATTACCCAAGAAGATCTGGCGGATGCTGATGTTATTATGCTTTCTTCTGAACCGTTTCCGTTTAAAGAAAAGCATATTGAGGAACTGCAGGCTTTCTATCCTGATAAAAAGATTATGATCGTTGATGGAGAGGCATTTTCCTGGTATGGAACTCATATTGCGAAATGTGAGCATTATTTTAAAGAACTTCTTACAGAAATTCATTCGATGCAGCAAAACTAG